A part of Ziziphus jujuba cultivar Dongzao chromosome 8, ASM3175591v1 genomic DNA contains:
- the LOC125421439 gene encoding 7-deoxyloganetic acid glucosyl transferase-like, with protein sequence MEQQKAQHPPRVLIFPFPAQGHVNAMLKLAELLAMEGLHITFLNTHFIHNRLLLHNDIQACFSRYPGFLLKTISDGLPDEHPRSGDKIMDIIDSMSIRSKSVFKHMLVSGELGSDDSPLVTCIIADGIVGWFTTDIANELHIPIYHFRTIGACSFWVYFCVPNLIDAGELPIRGEEDMDRLTKRVPGMEKFLRCRDLPSFCRVKDLTDRDLVSVVRETHQNPRAQALILNTFEDLEGPVLSHIRIHCPKIYSIGPLNIHHKLRLTDIETTSSPSSSNLFEADRSCMAWLDAQPLKSVMYVSFGSIAIITKDQLMEFWHGLVKSNKRFLWVIRPDLIDEDRDKAQIPKELLDGTRERGFMVGWVNQEKVLAHPAVGGFLTHSGWNSTLESIAAGVPMICWPYFADQQVNSRFVSQVWKIGMDIKDVCDRKIVEKMVNDLMVERKEEFAKAADELCTLARKSVNEGGSSYCNWKGLIKDIFKIEN encoded by the exons ATGGAGCAGCAAAAAGCACAGCATCCTCCTCGAGTTCTCATTTTTCCTTTCCCAGCGCAGGGCCATGTCAACGCCATGCTCAAACTAGCCGAGCTTCTTGCCATGGAAGGTCTCCACATCACCTTCCTAAACACCCATTTCATCCACAACCGGCTTCTCCTTCACAATGACATTCAAGCTTGTTTCTCGCGCTACCCGGGATTCCTACTGAAGACCATCTCCGATGGCCTTCCGGACGAACACCCACGTTCAGGTGATAAAATAATGGACATTATTGATTCAATGAGTATAAGAAGCAAGTCCGTATTCAAACATATGCTTGTCTCTGGTGAATTGGGTTCGGATGACAGCCCTTTGGTTACTTGCATAATTGCTGATGGAATAGTTGGTTGGTTTACAACTGATATAGCAAATGAGCTTCATATTCCAATTTATCATTTCCGTACCATTGGTGCTTGCTCCTTCTGGGTTTACTTTTGTGTTCCTAATCTCATTGATGCTGGTGAACTTCCTATACGAG GAGAAGAAGACATGGATAGACTAACAAAGCGTGTGCCGGGCATGGAAAAGTTCCTAAGGTGTCGAGACCTCCCGAGTTTTTGCCGAGTGAAGGACCTAACAGACAGAGATCTTGTAAGCGTCGTTAGAGAGACCCACCAGAATCCACGAGCCCAAGCACTAATCCTCAACACTTTCGAAGATCTAGAAGGACCGGTACTCTCCCACATACGAATCCATTGTCCCAAAATTTACTCCATTGGACCTCTCAATATACACCATAAACTACGGCTCACCGACATTGAGACGACGTCGTCTCCATCTTCAAGCAATCTATTTGAAGCAGACAGAAGCTGTATGGCGTGGCTCGATGCTCAGCCTTTGAAATCTGTAATGTACGTTAGTTTTGGTAGCATTGCAATTATTACAAAAGACCAGCTCATGGAGTTTTGGCATGGTTTGGTGAAGAGCAACAAAAGGTTCTTGTGGGTTATACGGCCTGACTTGATCGATGAAGACCGCGACAAAGCTCAAATCCCGAAGGAGCTCTTGGATGGAACGAGGGAGAGGGGTTTCATGGTAGGGTGGGTAAACCAAGAGAAAGTCCTGGCCCATCCCGCTGTGGGTGGGTTTTTGACACACAGTGGGTGGAATTCAACTCTAGAGAGTATAGCTGCTGGTGTGCCAATGATTTGTTGGCCTTACTTTGCTGATCAGCAGGTGAATAGTAGATTCGTGAGTCAGGTATGGAAGATTGGCATGGACATTAAGGATGTTTGTGATAGaaaaattgtggaaaaaatgGTCAATGATTTGATGGTGGAAAGAAAGGAAGAGTTTGCAAAAGCAGCCGATGAATTGTGCACATTGGCAAGAAAGAGTGTGAACGAAGGTGGATCATCCTACTGTAACTGGAAaggcttgataaaggatatatttaaGATTGAGAATTAG